The Dehalobacter sp. genomic interval GGTGTTTGTTCAGATAAAACCCATCGATTTGGATTATTATCACAAGGGCTGAAGTAGAGCGATACCTCCAATTGAATTGGTATGTCCAACATCGCTGGCAATAACTCAATTATTGTTTCTATTGAACTCCCGCCAAGGTTTTCGGAATATTCAATATTTCCTCTTGTATGCAAGGAAATCCTCCCCGGTCCATTGATGATTAACTCGTAACCTGTTGAGATGATAGTAGGATTTCGTGAAATTCCAATTGAATGATTTGAATAATCCAGCGTCTCCATCTGAAAAGCGTAAAGCGGATTCCATATACCACTTGGAGATGCTAACTTGAATTTTCCTTGACATTTGTGAGCTGGGATAACGATTGTTTCTTGTTGATAGGTCTCAGCATAGAGTGTAACTTTGAAGAGAAGGTTAAGAACTCCTGGTTTATTGGGACGAAAATGACCATACGCGATAGCATCAAGAATCTCAAGTCGTGGTAATTTTTGTAAAGGCGCGAGTATTCTTATTATTTCATCACGTCGTGCTGATCGGGTACGTGTTCCTTCACGCCATGGAATTTCTCTCTCCGAAGGACCATTCCCAGAGCATTTTATTACATACGGGGCTCTATCAGTTTCAAAAAACAACGCTACTACCACTTTATTATTAATATAGACATTCAATGGGGTGAATGTTGGGGTAGGACCGTCGAAGTGAGATGCGACTTGTGGGTACCAATTGGCCAGTTCTTCATGCGCCGCTCCAATTATCTTTCCTGCTTCATCAAGTCCAATAATCCACAGTATGCTTTGCCCTCTTGCTGCGTTTGCATGAGCAGCGATACGTCTTGCCGCCTTCTCGGCTGGTATCCACTGGGATTTGATCTCGACCCGGCTATCTTCGATTGGGCTTCCGGCATTTAATTGGTCAATTATCTGAAATACCCAAGACTCAATTTGAATATTATTCATGCTCGCCTGCCTTAGATATGCGGTTGCTAGGAGGAAGTTATTAACCTAATAGTTTTAGCCACCCAACAGGTTAGGTTTGCGTTTGAAACAGAAAATGTTTTTGGGATCCTGACGATATTATAGGCATAATAAACAAAAATTGCAATGAGATGATAGTGTGTTATGTA includes:
- a CDS encoding ATP-binding protein, which encodes MNNIQIESWVFQIIDQLNAGSPIEDSRVEIKSQWIPAEKAARRIAAHANAARGQSILWIIGLDEAGKIIGAAHEELANWYPQVASHFDGPTPTFTPLNVYINNKVVVALFFETDRAPYVIKCSGNGPSEREIPWREGTRTRSARRDEIIRILAPLQKLPRLEILDAIAYGHFRPNKPGVLNLLFKVTLYAETYQQETIVIPAHKCQGKFKLASPSGIWNPLYAFQMETLDYSNHSIGISRNPTIISTGYELIINGPGRISLHTRGNIEYSENLGGSSIETIIELLPAMLDIPIQLEVSLYFSPCDNNPNRWVLSEQTPIYVE